The following are encoded together in the Streptococcus oralis genome:
- a CDS encoding GNAT family N-acetyltransferase: protein MELRRPTLADKETVLEMMAEFEQTQSAHDGGFWNANNFVYEEWIEENLQAEAGLNIPENWVPAIQLLSFDVAGQALGFLNLRLRLNDYLLENGGHIGYSIRPSERGKDYAKEFLRQGLQIAKGKNIKRALVTCSTENPASRAVILANGGVYEDVRNGTERYWIDVD, encoded by the coding sequence ATGGAACTACGCAGACCAACATTGGCAGATAAAGAAACAGTTTTAGAGATGATGGCAGAGTTTGAACAGACTCAATCAGCCCACGATGGTGGGTTTTGGAACGCCAACAATTTTGTTTATGAAGAGTGGATAGAAGAAAATCTTCAGGCGGAAGCGGGACTCAATATTCCTGAAAACTGGGTTCCTGCTATCCAGCTGCTTAGTTTTGACGTAGCAGGCCAGGCTCTTGGCTTTCTCAACCTTCGTCTCAGATTAAATGACTACTTACTAGAAAATGGGGGCCATATTGGCTACTCCATTCGTCCATCTGAAAGAGGTAAAGATTATGCCAAAGAATTCCTCCGACAAGGTCTACAAATTGCTAAGGGAAAGAATATTAAACGAGCTCTGGTAACTTGTAGCACAGAAAATCCTGCCAGCCGAGCTGTTATCTTAGCTAATGGTGGTGTCTATGAGGATGTTCGAAACGGAACGGAGCGCTACTGGATTGATGTCGATTAA
- the nrdD gene encoding anaerobic ribonucleoside-triphosphate reductase, whose amino-acid sequence MIVLEEKLATVPTLFVEKRDGRRVVFDVDKIDKALHKAAEKVMDVTPLVEKRLNGLVERIVTEIHSRFPQGVKIYEIQNVVEHELLEAKEYALAEEYITYRTQRDFERSKATDINFSIHKLLNKDQAVVNENANKDSDVFNTQRDLTAGIVGKSIGLQMLPKHVANAHQKGDIHYHDLDYSPYTPMTNCCLIDFKGMLENGFKIGNAEVESPKSIQTATAQISQIIANVASSQYGGCSADRIDEVLAPYAEKNYQKHLKDAEEWVLPEKREDYAWKKTQKDIYDAMQSLEYEINTLFTSNGQTPFTSLGFGLGTSRFEREIQKAILNIRIKGLGSEHRTAIFPKLIFTLKRGLNLEEGSPNYDIKQLALECATKRMYPDVLSYDKIIELTGSFKVPMGCRSFLQGWKDENGVEVNSGRMNLGVVTVNLPRIALESEGDLNKFWEIFNERMNIAEDALVYRVERTKEATPANAPILYQYGAFGRRLGKEESVDQLFKNRRATVSLGYIGLYEVATVFFGNSWESNPEAKEFTLDIIRDMKRRVEEWSDQYGYHFSIYSTPSESLTDRFCRLDTEKFGSIPDITDKEYYTNSFHYDVRKNPTPFEKLDFEKVYPEAGASGGFIHYCEYPVLQQNPKALEAVWDYAYDRVGYLGTNTPIDRCYKCDFEGDFEPTERGFACPNCGNSDPKTVDVVKRTCGYLGNPQARPMVNGRHKEIAARVKHMNGSTIKTAGHEVTN is encoded by the coding sequence ATGATTGTATTAGAAGAAAAGCTTGCAACCGTTCCCACCTTGTTCGTTGAAAAACGAGATGGTAGACGAGTGGTGTTTGATGTAGACAAGATTGACAAGGCTCTCCACAAGGCGGCGGAAAAGGTTATGGACGTTACGCCTCTAGTAGAAAAACGCCTAAATGGTCTAGTTGAAAGAATCGTGACTGAAATTCACAGCCGCTTCCCTCAAGGTGTCAAGATTTACGAAATTCAAAATGTCGTAGAGCACGAACTCCTTGAAGCTAAAGAATATGCGCTGGCTGAGGAGTATATCACTTATCGGACACAAAGGGATTTTGAGCGCTCAAAAGCGACAGATATCAACTTTAGTATCCATAAACTTCTCAATAAAGATCAAGCAGTTGTTAATGAAAATGCTAATAAAGACAGCGATGTCTTCAACACCCAGCGTGATTTGACAGCAGGGATTGTTGGGAAGTCAATCGGACTGCAAATGCTTCCTAAGCACGTAGCCAATGCTCACCAAAAAGGGGATATCCACTATCATGACTTGGACTACAGCCCCTACACTCCGATGACCAACTGCTGTTTGATTGATTTTAAAGGCATGTTGGAAAATGGTTTTAAGATTGGTAATGCAGAGGTAGAGAGTCCCAAGTCTATCCAGACTGCGACAGCTCAAATTTCACAAATCATCGCCAACGTTGCTTCTAGCCAGTACGGGGGCTGCTCAGCTGACCGTATCGATGAAGTTTTAGCTCCGTATGCAGAGAAGAATTACCAGAAACACCTCAAGGATGCGGAAGAGTGGGTCCTGCCTGAGAAACGGGAAGATTATGCTTGGAAGAAAACCCAAAAGGACATCTACGATGCCATGCAATCTCTCGAGTATGAAATCAACACCCTCTTCACTTCAAATGGCCAAACACCTTTTACTTCGCTCGGTTTTGGTTTAGGAACTAGTCGTTTTGAGCGGGAAATTCAAAAAGCTATCTTGAACATCCGAATCAAGGGGCTTGGTTCAGAACACCGTACAGCTATCTTCCCTAAACTCATCTTTACGCTAAAAAGAGGACTCAACTTAGAGGAAGGTTCACCTAACTACGACATCAAACAGTTGGCCCTCGAGTGTGCAACCAAGCGGATGTACCCAGATGTCTTGTCCTATGATAAGATTATCGAGCTGACAGGCTCCTTCAAGGTTCCTATGGGCTGCCGTTCTTTCCTCCAAGGATGGAAAGATGAAAATGGTGTTGAGGTCAATTCAGGTCGTATGAACCTAGGTGTTGTGACAGTCAATCTGCCTCGTATCGCCCTCGAGTCTGAAGGAGATCTGAATAAGTTTTGGGAAATCTTCAACGAACGTATGAACATCGCAGAAGATGCTCTGGTTTACCGTGTTGAACGGACCAAGGAAGCAACACCAGCGAATGCCCCTATCCTCTATCAGTACGGAGCCTTCGGTCGCCGTCTCGGAAAAGAAGAAAGTGTTGATCAGCTCTTTAAGAATCGCCGTGCGACAGTTTCGCTGGGCTACATCGGTTTGTACGAAGTGGCTACAGTCTTCTTTGGAAATAGCTGGGAAAGCAATCCTGAAGCCAAGGAATTCACACTGGATATCATTCGCGATATGAAACGTCGTGTGGAAGAGTGGTCTGACCAATATGGTTACCATTTCTCTATCTACTCCACACCGTCTGAAAGTCTGACAGACCGCTTCTGTCGCTTGGATACAGAGAAGTTCGGCTCTATTCCTGACATCACGGACAAGGAATACTACACCAACTCGTTCCACTACGATGTTCGTAAAAATCCAACACCGTTTGAAAAATTAGACTTTGAGAAAGTTTACCCAGAAGCAGGTGCGTCAGGTGGTTTTATCCATTATTGTGAGTATCCAGTTCTTCAACAAAATCCTAAGGCCCTGGAAGCTGTTTGGGACTATGCCTATGACCGTGTCGGCTATCTAGGGACCAATACTCCGATTGATCGTTGCTACAAGTGCGACTTTGAAGGGGATTTTGAACCAACTGAGCGAGGCTTTGCTTGTCCCAACTGTGGCAATAGCGACCCTAAAACAGTAGATGTGGTCAAACGTACGTGTGGTTATCTGGGGAATCCTCAAGCGCGTCCGATGGTTAATGGACGCCACAAGGAAATTGCTGCGCGTGTCAAACACATGAACGGTTCAACTATTAAAACAGCCGGACATGAAGTAACAAATTAG
- a CDS encoding damage-inducible protein CinA: MNVYGKIDEKQEESHYQDLSVPEKREGAPIPFFSIMLWSLVATAISVALPFIFGLISPQQTQDLYTGWALHQNGQMYTDYFGTEGLLYYVLNYLFQGSILIALVEWLALFGAGIFLFKAADTLVGQEKEAKRVVFILYLLVAGLAFGGGYALLLALPFLFYSLSIVTNYLAFPKNDKGFVRVGMSLALAFFLAPIPTALFAAVLALGIIGFNLGKGHFVHGLYQFFASALGFSLLFYPLGYYTVWIGSFGDAISQTLYPVNALSLFSNSHLLENAAFYGLLAIGLGSLGLLFAGLFQSKPAKQYALSIAASLGLLVSLGILILSKEPINGTRLVVLIPFLILLLLTGIKEDVSEGGSRRRRRREKQTSFFKGNFYLPLIALAYLIVLPIVSRYLSHPATYQERDRLASVVKQQTSSEDRVYAWDDRPDFYRASERLAPTSLSTPTLYTASDENKTKLMNDLKENQPKMIVVNQKVALWSDVESWLSENYELVQTDTSEFKLYKSK; the protein is encoded by the coding sequence ATGAACGTATACGGGAAAATAGATGAGAAACAAGAAGAATCTCATTACCAAGACTTGTCAGTGCCAGAAAAACGAGAAGGAGCTCCCATTCCCTTTTTTAGTATCATGCTTTGGAGTTTAGTGGCCACAGCCATTTCGGTTGCCCTGCCTTTTATTTTTGGTTTAATCAGTCCGCAACAAACTCAAGATCTTTATACCGGTTGGGCCTTGCATCAAAATGGTCAAATGTATACAGATTACTTTGGGACGGAGGGATTGCTCTATTATGTGCTAAACTATCTTTTTCAAGGCAGTATTTTGATTGCTTTGGTTGAGTGGTTGGCCTTATTTGGAGCAGGTATTTTTCTTTTTAAGGCTGCGGATACTCTTGTCGGCCAAGAAAAGGAAGCGAAGCGAGTTGTCTTTATTCTATACTTGCTTGTAGCAGGTCTCGCTTTTGGTGGCGGTTATGCTCTCTTGCTAGCCCTGCCTTTCCTATTTTATTCATTGAGTATCGTTACAAATTATCTCGCTTTTCCGAAGAATGACAAAGGGTTTGTACGAGTGGGGATGAGCCTTGCTCTCGCTTTCTTCCTTGCGCCAATCCCAACCGCCTTGTTTGCGGCTGTACTGGCCTTGGGGATTATCGGCTTTAATTTAGGCAAAGGTCACTTTGTTCATGGCCTATATCAGTTCTTTGCGTCAGCCCTAGGATTTTCACTCTTATTCTATCCTTTAGGCTATTATACAGTGTGGATAGGTAGTTTTGGGGATGCCATTAGCCAGACCTTGTATCCGGTAAATGCTCTTAGCCTCTTTTCGAACTCGCATTTGCTTGAAAATGCAGCCTTCTATGGTTTGCTTGCCATTGGATTAGGTTCCCTTGGCTTGCTCTTTGCAGGCTTGTTCCAGTCAAAACCAGCCAAGCAATATGCCCTCTCAATTGCTGCTAGCTTGGGCTTGTTGGTTTCTTTGGGAATCTTGATTCTCTCCAAAGAACCTATCAACGGTACTCGTCTTGTGGTGCTAATTCCTTTCTTGATCTTGCTCCTTCTGACAGGAATCAAGGAAGATGTTTCTGAGGGAGGGAGTCGTCGTAGAAGAAGACGTGAGAAACAAACTTCTTTCTTTAAAGGAAATTTCTATCTACCACTGATTGCCCTTGCCTACCTCATTGTTCTTCCTATCGTGAGTCGCTACCTTTCGCACCCAGCGACTTATCAGGAGAGAGACCGTCTTGCTAGCGTGGTCAAACAACAAACGAGTTCTGAGGATCGTGTCTATGCTTGGGATGATCGTCCTGATTTCTACCGTGCAAGTGAACGCTTGGCGCCGACTTCTCTATCAACTCCAACACTTTATACTGCAAGCGATGAAAATAAAACCAAACTGATGAATGACCTGAAAGAGAATCAACCGAAGATGATTGTGGTCAATCAAAAAGTTGCCTTGTGGTCAGATGTAGAGAGCTGGCTCAGTGAAAACTATGAGCTTGTTCAGACAGATACTAGCGAGTTCAAACTTTATAAATCAAAATAA